Within Haematobia irritans isolate KBUSLIRL chromosome 2, ASM5000362v1, whole genome shotgun sequence, the genomic segment CCTTGTATTTGTTGTAATTCTCCGTATTACCATGAGTCCTCTGTATGTAGTTGATCCTTCTCAACAGCTTTATATTATTATCTAGAATTTTCTTACTGACCATAAAATCCGATCTAATTTTATTCATATCCAGAAATGTAttggccattaatttaatgggCTTCATATCGATTTTACTTTGAGCATTTTCAATAGATTTCTTATGGGCGCTATTTAGAGCATGTAAACGTTTGGGATCCGTTTCAACCAAAGTTCTTTTGTGGGACATTTTCCAAATAGATGTAGAGATTTGATTATGACGATTACTAATTTCAATAATTCCTAATTTATTTGACTTCAATTGAAGTTGTCATtgtaaattctgataaaataagGGAGGTAGTGTCGattctacaaaaacatttttattctccAAATAATAAATGTTCACTTCCGGTTGTACATGAagtattaaacatttttaactgaaattCGACTTATGTACTGTtaatgcaatattttctataatggaCGACATAACGTTTGGAGAATAAGTTTATCAAAAAACGTgtaatattgttgttgttttattcatCTGTTTCAGAGATGCTAGTATACACTTATTAGAAGCTACGATCTCCCAAAAAAATTCAGTTGCTCTTCTTTGTTGGTTTGCTAGTGTGTATGTGTGACAAGAGCAGTTAGTACTGCTAGGAGTGATACAGATTTCTGTTGCAACAGGGTACCCCGATATCTCTCGACAACTTGAACCTGTAGATTGTACTTACATTGCAAAAGCCATAAGATTGATATTTCGGCCGAATATTGGTTatagaatttaataaattaGATCAGATATATAAGGTTGTATAATTAGTTTATCATCAGTTTATCAAGTTCCGTTAGAGCAAGGTTAGCTAACAAACTGTACAACggataaaggtgggtactatgttcggttttcgagttgaaaaccactttattttcgcgattacttttcctcaaataatcaaaattataaatgaaaacgaacttattcctgtaaagtcttgtcgaaatctagagaaacaagaaacagcacatcaattgagttaaattatctgctttatattaaactttttaataaggtaaccacgaaaatttcaacgcgaaaagcgaacatagtacttaccttaagtcTGTAATATTTTCACTTAGGAATTTAACgggaatcaaattttcaataaaaatgaaaataacttcaatttactttttgttaaGTGGCAGTTAGAGCCTAACACAGCTACATGAAAATTGCCGTTAATGTAATCTAACGTATCTAGTTCACTCGTAATAAAAAGCATACATATCAATGCaaactaaattcaaaatttttctccacAAATAATCTTAGTACTGAAGACATTTACTATCTCCAATAAACGCCAAACGCAATTGTCATATGATCAGCCTGTAAACAAAAGTAAACGACGCCGGTAATGCTAGACGCCGCCAGCAATAATCTGTCGGCTTCATGCTCTCAGTAACAACTCTTTGCGGAAATCCAATAACTGTTAGTTGCTCAGTTTGAATCATGCGGTAAGGTAGTACTCGCCCATTGATGTAATCCGTACACTCATCGGATCGCTTTTGATTATCGCAGTTGCTAGCTGGGACACGTTCGCTTAGATTTATCGGTTTACTTAAAATTATATCTCAGAGATAATGTCGTTGATAGAAATCAACGAAATCCAAGCTATACAGAAACTAAGAGATTTGTATCTAAACAATTGGCCACAACACTGTGTCGGATATTATTGCTTGGATAATTTTCTCAACTGGAAGAAGTTGCACAAAACCAATAACCACTTGAAAATATACACAGTGAGCGGTAACGCTGAGGAGAATGAGGAAGAGAAAGGCCTCTACGTTATTATTGATCGATATCAATTGTTTTGTGGTTCTCTTAATACTACAAAGAGTTGCGTTAAACTCACAAACGCTTTGAATGAATTGGATTGGTCAACCGGCTTTAAGGTGAGTTCATTTCGTGAGTGCCATCGACCAGCGGTGTTGAGTGtggttcaaaacaaaaaactggAGTGTGAATACGATAGTCTAACTCTGATGTACTACATGGCACGAGATACAGCCAAACAGTTGGATATATGGTAAGTGCAAGTGCAGCTATTAATTCATACACCGTAAAATATTAACATGCTCATCTACCTGAAATGCATGGTAGTTGTTTTGTAATaaatgtcaaaactgtattattgGCATACATAATACCATAGAGGTCCATTACGGTTCTTAAATTGCATATTGCcgaaaatatttcgtttttctACCTTAAGCCAATCAAGGCATAATCTAATTAACAAgacgaaaacatatttttaacttcATAGCAAACTATAACAACTGTCTTGTTTTATAGCTGTCCTAAAGGATTTTATGTTAAGCCCTTGTCTTCTTCTACTGATGCTAATGTTATCGACGACTTATGGCCAAACCGCCATGATGGTTCCCTATTTCTGATACAACGTCTCATAGATTGGAACACCAATATGGGTGTGTACAAAGAGGAGACCAACGAATTAGTGGCTTGGTGTTTACGGTAATTCGAAATATTATCTACTACTTACCCAAATATGCTTATCCTATGTGTTTTAGATTGCAGGGTGGCTTTCTCGGAGCCCTACAGGTCAAAGATAATTATAAACGTTTAGGTTTGGGAAGCGTTGTAACTAGAGCCACATCGCGTCGCTTAGCTGAACAGGGTAATGATGTAATGGCCCTCGTTAACGAAACTAACCTGCCGTCGCGaggaatgtttgaaaaattggggTTCGTTGTTACCGACCGCTGCTATTGGTTACGAACCTTTCCCACCATTAAAAATTTCACGTGGCCAGAAGGAGAGTAGACAATTAATTAAACAATCATATCATTTAGAAGAATTTGCTAAATTAGTTgtaattttaccattttttgagatattaatcaattaatctttttgttttttttttgtaaatttatttttgtttgttctctaaagttttttaaataaataaaatgaaaacataacaATTGCAAATTAGCACGTAAACTACAATAACTCATTCCTCACCTAGGTATTTTCTTGTAACTTCGTCGGTTACATAGATGTTATTTATGCCGTAGTCTTGTTGCCCTCTTCGATTTCCTTCGTCGTTGATCTCTCGTGGCAGTATAAATCAACTCTCCGTTATTTTTTTCTACGCTCTCCCATCTTCATAGTTCTCCTTTTCGTTTTCTTCTCCGTTCTTCTTCgctatcatcatcgtcatcttcTTTGCCATCTTCCTCGTTATCTTCCTCTTTATCGTCTCCGTTATCTTCATCGCTTTTCTCTTCGTAATTCTCTTCGTTATCTTCTTCGTAATCCGCTTCGTTATCTTCTTTGTAATCTTCTTCGTTGTTTCTATTTGACTTTTTCCTCTCTCGCTTTTCCACGGATTTCTTCATAGAGGGATTGTTTTCTCCTTCATTCTACTCTTTGATGTAGAACACCTTTCGCTTGTTCATTCTTTCTTATGAAAGGTTCGAAGgaccaaaaatgaataaaagagGTCTGCTCTTTTGAAAGTTGATAAACACAcccattttattttacatttttccctTACTTTATATCTTACAAACTATTTCTCAACCTATCCTACTTTCTCTTAGCATGCCATAAAACTACTTTCTCTTAGCATGTCATAAAACATGTTAGTTTTATATCCTGGAAATCCCATACATTAAACTATAGGTAGCATAAATACCGTAACATATACACAAAAGATAATACACAGGATCAAGGAGGTTTAAGCTACCCATCCCATATCTACAATTCTACCTGCTATGGACACATCTGATTTAGAGTACAGATAGCAACATGTGTTTGCTTATGATAAATGATGTTTGAGAAATTCAAACAGCCTCGGACAATTGAGTTTCGCGCAATAAAATGGCAATCATTTACCCCTCTTTCTTACTCTCACTCTCTTTCTCTTACTGGCTCTCTTTCGTTCTCTTTATGATCATTACGATGATCACTGTAACctctttttaatacaaaaaacacCACTTTAGGATTTCGATAGTTTAGTTGATATTTGTCCGTTCGTCGCCTTGCTTGTCGGTCGGTTTTAATTTCAATCCGCATAAACTTTTCCAAAGACACAAATACATACACACTCCCACACCGGAAAAACCTCAATAAAGAAGAACAAagaataaaatatgaaacaattgcaaattttaaaaagcATTGACGATTTGAAACTATTGCGCGACTTGTACAACAAGGAGTCATTGGCGACTCGTCATGGTCACTACACTCTGACGAATTTTATTCGGTGGTTTGAATTGAATCCTCTTTTGGATTTTGTAAAAGTGCATGTGATAAAGAATGCATGGCGCCAAAGTGGTTTCTACATAATAGAGGTAGGTAGTGGAAAATGAGAAGTAACTCAAAATCAGTTAAGTAACAAAGGTAAAACATTTACTCCATTCAAGGACCAATATCAACTCTTTATCAACTGTGTAACATTCGATCAAGATGAAATCTCTACAGCTCTCAAGTCCTTTGATTGGACTCGTCCCTATAAAATTACAGCCCTACCGGAAATACTCATGGACATAGTGGAAGAAACATTGCAAGGACTGGAGGTGAAATATAGGCATACGTCACTTAGAACGTATGAACAGGACCGTAATGCAATGCAGCTCAATAAAATTCCGTAAGTAACGCTGAACGTAGGGCATTAAAGTTGCCAACTATGCAATATAAGTATATGCcaatgtttcaaataaactgaGTCAGTAGTTTGTCCAATAATGGCGAGAatgtaaaatatatttgtttcatAACTGACAAATTCGGCTTGAAACAAGATCCGCCACTAAATACGTAATTCGGTGAtatactaaatctgaaccgattttctttttttttttcaaaatcaatagcgatagcTTTTAAGCCAGCCTATCCCACTTTAATTCAGACATTTACTTTCAACAAAAACTAGTAGACATCGTTAAATCATCCATacatatgattttgaaattGCTATGATGTCATCTTATCGGCCTTTTAACTGCCATGTAGGAGATTTGTCCTTCTCATAAACGCAAACATTGAAAAATATCATTGCCACTAAACTGTTACCATGCCGTATTTCATTCTTgctaaattgtaaaaaaatttcattcggcattcaattttttgatttttattccagcgtttagttcataattttttttataaaaataaactaaaaaataagttatttgcaattaaaaaatacgTTGATTTTATTATCAGATTAACAATGGGTTTTTATGTACATTTAAATTGAACATACAGCCTTCCTAGGTGGTGTTTTTATTgttaattattataataaattcaTTAACAAACCGGTTCATTTcagtttaataattttttatttctaattttctcTATAATTGCTACAGTTGCCCCGAAAAATATGAAGTTCGACCCTTAAGTGTTCCTGATGCAACTACCATCAATAATTTATGGTATTCTCGCCAAGAAGGCTCCTTGGACTTTCTCGAAACTTTAATCGCCTACAACATTAGCCTTGGCGTCTATGCCAAAGATACCAATGAGTTAATAGCTTGGTGCACAAGGTAAATATCCCATAAATTGTATTCGAATCCATTCAAGCATCCATCGGTTTGCATGTATTTCAGGTGTCCTTGTGGTTTTTTGGGAACCTTACATGTTCGTGAAGAATATCGCAGACATGGCCTAGCATCGTTGCTCATCCAAGAATTCTCCCAGAGACTGGCAGAGGAAGGGGAAACGGTTCGAGTGATGATTAATGAAATGAATCGAACATCAATGAatctttttactaaattcggaTTTCGTCTTCACGAAAAGGTCTTTATATTATTTTGTGAACCAAGAAGTAGTTaataagtgtttttgttttatttctcaaTGGTATTATTCTGTCCTCATATTCTTAAATATCTAACTAATGTCACATAGTAAACACATAGTTAACAATAAAGACTTTTATCCTTTTTTGTGGGGTGTGTCTTAAATCTAAATGGCAAAGAATGCCCGACTTATTATTTGTTCGATTCGAACTTATGGCTAAGACATTCATTTTTGGTATTTGGCTTTGATGTTGGCAAGAGATAGAAAATATGGCTTTTAAACAATTTCCTCTGGAGTTGGAACTTCCGCTGTATCGGCTGGCGCTTGCATTTCCTGATCTGCTGGCTCACGTTTTACGATCTGTTTCATGCATACACGGaagtaaaattaataatttgatGAATAAATCATTTGCAAATAGACCAAAATACATGCAAATCCCAAAATGTTCTGATACattcttaaatttaaatcgcttaattaacttaaaaataatttataataaaattttaataccaatcatatacatatattaaggTGGCTACTAAATCCTTGCTccacaatggaaataaaaataggaaaactaaaagttaatgaaaatataaaatttcgaggcAAATCACATTATAACTTGGAATAGAATGGTCTGCAATACCAATTCAACAAGTTTTTCTACTTAAAACTTATTCTTGAAGATACAAGACTGTCACTGTGAAAAGTAAACCAACTAACCACTTTTATGAGCTACAATTAATCGATTTTGTTTtccataataaaaataaaaaaatttttgggctgaTCAAACTTTAAGCGTTGTACAATCGCAAGAAGTAATATGCATGCGAGTTATTATATGCTGACATGTAATTTTTCCGAGGCGAATTTAAAActaaactgaaaaaatatagtgaggtcaaagatttcgttgccttaaaattcgaatgcaaattttacttccttgttcaaaacttttcaatgaagaaaGTTTTGTTGGACTAagttcaacttggctttaataattctgaaaaaaaatttcaaagtgtaagaaattgtctttaaattttttgactttttgtaaCTTGACTACAAAAAAActccgttcaaaaataggacatgttttcaacactttaaattttttacatgaaacagCATAACttttacttgaagtcgagtccaaatttggaaatttaagttgttgttaacacgtttttaaaagacttgaaaacacatgaagaaaaatctgaaaaagcgaatgaataaaaatttgtttcctagtacCAAgtatacaaaactaaaatttaaaaggtatccttatttcaattaccagcttctttggctcagaattaataccaaaatcattagtgtaaagacaaatcgTGGATAAAGTTAAGCCTTCACTATTTCAAAtatctattattattatttttatgattttattttaaattaccaAATTGAAACATGCACGAGGAAGAGAAATCCCTAAAAACCATAATTACCATGATATATAAAGTGAGGGAACGTCAACATTTTGAACTTTCGATTAGACAAACCgtacccgtagtttttatatgtattttatttcaaatttataaaacCATACATGCACTCATATAAATCGCATCAATGTTGCCTGGTATTTTGGTATACACCCAGAATTAAATTATGGAAATTGCATACTCAATGAATGATTTTAAAATTCTACCttgtaatttgaataaagaaatttaactCGAGTCAAACATTGAATTGgagtaatttaataaaaaataaaataaaaaatggaacTGACAGGCAATTTAAAGTTATTGTCAGAAATTCGCATACGATAGATTTTTTCTGGATAAGAAGTATGGAtaattcacccttattcctgaagtcgccctcgctctcaccatcgctttttgtcgtctgtcgcttttaagtcgtctcgtcattcatttggtattcctgcgaagtggcgacggcgacgacgacgattactttttgtaccaattacaatactcggtaataaaaggccaatatcactagaaaacaatcagctgatgtgcaaaaaagaattttgattttttcggtttaaaatatttttatttctgacgcaattctaagtcggaaaatcaagaaaaaatatttaatttgacgcggaaaaaatgtggatatatattcgAGGACAGTTAAAGCtttcaaaactacaaaaatgtcgacgacgctgagatcaatggcacaaggatcatcgtgtaagaaaacaatcagctgatgtgcaaaactgaattttaattatttgcgtttaaaatgctgtttgtttgtaatccaatgttgacttggaaaatcaaaataaatgataaatttgactcgggaaatgatTTAGATATCTACATTAGGGCAATAACAACATCCGGCATATACAATTTGAACGACGTTGACATTATGTGACCAAGGATCATTCAAAGTTCGACACAATTGTTACCTAAGTTTGGGGCTAAATTaaatacattggccttgaaggatttctattaaaaataaatggaattgaaaatcaacacgtttactttaattgtacagtgttcttttctatgatttgaatgtgatgaccataactgctatatatactgatttttccccattttttttaattgttgaagattagtAACTTTACCTCTCACCAATTTCCATccaattacatttatttttcaattgttagattaataaagtctaaaaaacttcttcaaaaattaaacactaaactcgtcgatggtaaatttaaaggcgacaaaaagcgacgctgttagcgacaaaaagcgacaccaggaataccgactttcttcgatagcagaatatatcgacgaacggaataccaattagtggcgactgtcgaaaagcgacaaaaagcgacagcGAGggtgacttcaggaataagggtgattatGTATCATGTAAATTATGTACATTATCTATAAGTCCTGATTGTATCAAGATAACGAAAATATGAATAAAGTGCATTActactacacccagagaaaagcCATCAA encodes:
- the LOC142227390 gene encoding uncharacterized protein LOC142227390, with amino-acid sequence MKQLQILKSIDDLKLLRDLYNKESLATRHGHYTLTNFIRWFELNPLLDFVKVHVIKNAWRQSGFYIIEDQYQLFINCVTFDQDEISTALKSFDWTRPYKITALPEILMDIVEETLQGLEVKYRHTSLRTYEQDRNAMQLNKIPCPEKYEVRPLSVPDATTINNLWYSRQEGSLDFLETLIAYNISLGVYAKDTNELIAWCTRCPCGFLGTLHVREEYRRHGLASLLIQEFSQRLAEEGETVRVMINEMNRTSMNLFTKFGFRLHEKVFILFCEPRSS
- the LOC142227389 gene encoding uncharacterized protein LOC142227389; translated protein: MSLIEINEIQAIQKLRDLYLNNWPQHCVGYYCLDNFLNWKKLHKTNNHLKIYTVSGNAEENEEEKGLYVIIDRYQLFCGSLNTTKSCVKLTNALNELDWSTGFKVSSFRECHRPAVLSVVQNKKLECEYDSLTLMYYMARDTAKQLDICCPKGFYVKPLSSSTDANVIDDLWPNRHDGSLFLIQRLIDWNTNMGVYKEETNELVAWCLRLQGGFLGALQVKDNYKRLGLGSVVTRATSRRLAEQGNDVMALVNETNLPSRGMFEKLGFVVTDRCYWLRTFPTIKNFTWPEGE